The stretch of DNA TCAatacattgttttaaaaaaatttacacATTTGGGTCTTAATTTTAGTTGAGCTGCACTTGTTTCTAGTCTGAGAAGAGAAACTGGAGTCTATTTCACTGCATATGTCCTACATATTAATCatagatttagttttagtcagtcgGCTAGAAATGCACAGTAACAATGAACTGAATACTTTATTACCCACAATGCCACACTTGGAGCTACTTTTCTCCAGCTCGTCAATTTCATATGAACAGGTGTGCTTAATAAAGTGTCAGTAACTGGTttttgatgacatcactgtgttAATGAGTAACACTGATGTTAATGGAAGCTCTTTTCCACCACGGGAATATGAAAACATTCCCACTGGGAGTAGTGGACATACGGAATCAATCTGTTTTATCTGAAAGTTCTGTCTTAAGTAAATTTGAAAACCTTAGAGCTGTTGGTCGGCACTGTGTTGGGGCTGCAGTGCATTCTGGGAGTTGGAGTCCTCAGCAGGGGCTCTCAGCAGCTGCTCCGGCGGCTGCAGAAACACCACCAACACTGTGATGTTGTCGTTGGAGCCCGCCTCCTTAGCGTGACTCACCAGCCTCTGAGCCACTCCGGCTCCGCCCCCCACCGAGCTTTCGCCTGCATCGCTGAGCGCGTCTTGGACGAGCCCAGGAACTTCCTCCGGCGTAACCGCGTCAAAAAAACCGTCGCAGGCCAGCAGCAGGAAGTCCTCGTCGCCGAGCAACAGCACCGTACAACAGTCGGCATCTCCGGACACGTAAGGCTTCTGGTCGAAGTCGCCTGGAAGGGGGCGGAGTCAACAGGTGAGCGCAGGAGATATTAATGATggttcagttatttttgttgatttttgaaCTACGAAAAGTGTGTATTTGTTTCATATGTTAGGGCTGTCCTGATCCTACTTTTTCACATCCGATtggatactgatattgcagtcTTGCGTATTGATCGATATCGATATTAGCAGATATCTCACACATACtttcatcttttattttgtgtggaatgttagaaaattcTTGATCAGTAACAGAaggaatgacaaaaacaacctatttttttattaaccacTAAGTTACAGCTGTTTTAACCTTACAcagaagaatattctacaaatgaataaaatctaCTTAAATAAATTGGCAGACACTGAAAAATAACCTGAAAACCTTTttgtttggggtcaattacatttttcaaattcattttaaattattattttccccctgaaattcaattacactTACGTTATGAAtcacaaattacaattactgagcctttaataaataaccgcATAAAAcgtaactttcctcttgtgttagcatctcttataactgaggggtattccataaagcaggttatgttcaaactctgagtatgttcaggctcaaatgatggaaactctgagtatcccattcctaaacgcgaggtatgttcttctctgagtaccCGGCCAACactgtccgtgaactaaacctggtcgctacaggttttatcaaagaaaccctgggtttctacctggctccgcccacctgaacaccgtttctgaacactttaatgaaccttaacacttttctctgaaacacgtTAGTAatatcacacaccacagacgtgctcacatcattaatgttgtgttgctttgcttttttttttctttttttttaatcaaacggtagttttctttataacattgtggatgtagatcattaattgaaagtcactgagaggttgatctgacTCACCGATGGCTCTCGAGACGGCGTAGGTGCCGTTGACCCTCCAGCAGCCCATGAAGGTTACGCAACCTCCAAGCTCCTCGATCCTCTGCTTCTCGTCCTGTCACATAAAGGAGCTCAGTGTTTGACTGtgagcagcagggggcgccaACACTCACCTCTCGCTCTGGTTTGTGCGGCTCCATGAGAGTGACGGTTCGTCCCCGTCGGACCAGCATAGCCTGGGAGTCTCCCAGCCAGGACACGGTCAGCTGCTGGCCCTGGATCAGCACGGCCACACCCGTTGAGCCGCTCCGCAGACGCTGGAGCAAAGAGTTTCACTGTTTTAGTCTcagaacacacacatttattcagGGGAAAAAGTCAAACACAGTAAAGAAatggctttttttctttttaataaatgctttaataatctagctttttatttaaataagttttattattttgttaatgtagttaatttttacattttgaatcaAGAAAGTATCTATTTAActggttttcatttattttcagttatctggtttttagtttttgtacCTATATCTTAATTTTTCGAGTTTAAATATTTGTAACTAGTTTTATTGATCtaggtttatttattaataaatgctTTATCTATGTAGCTTATTTTATtatggagttttattttttggaattttcAATCTAGATTCATTTTCTTTATTGAGTTTACATATTTTATCTAGTTTTAAATTTTTCcttaatttttaataaatattttcaattatttctttaagtttatatatttttcaactattttttccctttttttagcttgtgtatttttagtttttattaggtTTTAATTGTTGCCTTTAATAAGTTGTATTTAATGTGAGGCGTTCAGGGTCGATGTTAAAGGTGAATCTTCCCCGTGGTGCGTTCAAGTACCTCTCTCTTGGCTTTGACCCTGAACATGTCGTCAGTGCGTTTAAAGGCAGCTTTGAAGGCGGCATCTGCGTCGCTCTGCAGCGTGTCTTGTCGGCTCAGAGCCACGTGTAAGTGGGTGGCGGCGAAGGCGGCGGCGTCGACGCCTCCATGACCGTCGAACACAGCGAAGTAGGCGCGGTCGACGCCGTCCTGCAGCCCGAACAGCTCGTTAAAGTCTGTGAGCAGCACGTGTTTGTCCTCCATCTTCCTCCTGCTGTTTCTGATAGCGTGGGCGGAGCAACGGCGCTCCGCACGAGCAACGGCGGGAACATCGGCTGGAGTTTGGAGCCACGATTTAGAGACCGCGATCAGCTCGTTGATGAAGAGACGCTGGACGTTCTCCGACTGAAGCACTGACACCACAAAGAATGGGAATTAAACCGCTGAGTCAGCATCGAAGAGGAGGGCgatgataataatagtaatgatgatgatgataggtGTGATGGTGACgatagtgatgatgatggttgtgatgatgatgatggtggtgatgatgatgatgataatgatgatagtGAGGataatggtgatgatgatgaagatgttggtGATAAAGACAATGGTGGTGATAGTGATGATGGTAATGATGATAGTGAGGataatggtgatgatgatgaagatgttggtGATAAAGACAATGGTGGTGATAGTGATGATGGTAATGATGATAGTGAGGataatggtgatgatgatgaagatgttggtGATAAAGACAATGGTGGTGATagtgacgatgatgatgatgaaggtgatagTAATGGCTTTCAAACATACAGGGTTCTTCATCCTCCTGCTCTGCGTCCTTGGGGCAGTGGAAAGGTGAAAGGTCGTTCTTCAGCAGCCGGACCAACGCTGCCCAGCACAGTAGGGGGGCGAGGCCTGGGGGGGCCcccctgaacacacacacagtgtgacaTCAGTGCAGGAAACAGGATGTGGGGAGAACAATGGTCTGTCTGCAGACAGGAAGTATCTTTGACTGCTTCCTGTCAGCTGATCCTGGTTAAACAGtctgattaataataataatgttaataatcaCTGGAAGAGCAGCTGCTTCAGCTACACACTGCCTTTggctttacatttttatatgtttgataggaacacacacacacgctgaggCAGGAGCTGCAGAGCTGTGAGGAATGTGAAGAATGTGAGaacacacccacccacacacacacacactaacagatCACTAACCTGCAATGATCCCAACATTAACTAAATAATCAAATCACtactaaagaaataaaaaataaaaacattttaagttaaggtgtgtgtgtgtgtcacctgtCTGTGAGGAGCCTCAAACCAACATCCAGACTCTCTCCCTGCAGCTCGTCCTCAGTCACTCTGCGGCTCAAAGGCACGACAGGAAGCTGATCTTCAGCCTTCAGAGCCGCCGGGAATTCATCCCGCAACCTGTTGAGGAACCTCTGAGCCTCCTCCATCCTCACAGCAGCCTGCAAACCAGAAGTTAGTCTGAGCTGCGGTTAAAGGACTAGGAGTTAGTTGGACCCACACTTAAAGGGgtagtattatgaaaaaaatcactttataatacTACAGTGATATAGATCCATTTAGCCTCATTAGGATGGTCAAAGTTGAaagagttctgtttcctccctccctagttattccacattttctgATTGTTGGATTTTTCCTTCCATaatacatcataaggtggaaactcctcctttAGATGATCCTGGCTCcacctaccctataagaatgtgagctcctccctctcaaactacctcacagcgaTGGCAGGttaatattacagttaatatcgtTACGTTctgtatatagataatccagtatatacactaccggtcaaaagttttagtaCACACCCTAAATTCACCAGTTATTTACggcaattcaagtcgtgcaagtccaatgaatagtttaaaatggtacaaaggtaagtactgaactgccagaggttaaaataaaaaaggattggttacccaaaactgaaaatcaATGTTCATttgtacaaatgtacaaaaatgtttaccaggagttccacagtgtgcatggaaaaataaatggaatatatatatgtatttattttcttttggtagccagaacatcactaAAATTTAATCAgatgttccttgtcccattatcaacatctcctgaaaatttcatcaaaatccgttcataacttttcaagttacaCAATCGTGTACACAATCAGACAAACCTTTTTCACTGATACTAATGTAATTAAAGTAGaattattttgttactttttaaagGTATTAGCAGCAAGTTATTTAACCAACAACAACGTGTTTATTCAAACTAAAGGAATAAATtgtttagttttccatccactAATGTACTTAAAGTACTTCACCTGATAACTAGTTACATTATACAGCTGCATCAGAGCCTAACTTTTATTTAGTTACTGAAGTAATCAGAGTACTTCCCCCAGCATTAACCACTGTATGTGCTGTATTAACTGGGTCAGTTCAAGCTCTACTTTGCACACAGTTGCAAACGGGTTTTACCGTTACTCGGTCGCTTCTTCCCAGTTCGGTTCCTCCCGGTGTAGTTCCGCTGGTTCGGTTCTCCGGTGCACAGAGGCCGGTGTCAGCCGCAGAGTAGTGGGGAAACACGCCCTGAGAAGCGGACAAAGGCTGGGAGGCTCCGGGCTGCGGGAGAGAAGAGATGTAAACACACGGAGCTGAACACACGCTGACGTCAGAGCCGTGTGTATTATccacattatttacaaatagACTCTCAGCTCTGCGTCCCTCCCACCGTGCGTCATTACGTCATTCACAGTGtagggggttcagtgggtgacttggggtgtgttcatgtgaatggtggcagagggaaagaagctgtttttgtgtctggaggttctggtcctgatggaccgaaacctccttccagaagggagagattgaaacagtttatgactggggtgggaggggtcggccacaatctttcctgcacgcctcaaaatcctggaggcgtacaggtcctggagggagggcagattgcagccgatgaccttctctgcagagtggatgatacgctgcagtctggccttgtccttggccgtagcgtaccagatggtgatggaggagcagaggatggactggatgatggagctgtagaagttcaccgtcatctttgttggcagactgaacttcttcagctgccgcaggaagtacatcctctgctgagcttttttgataagggagcagagatggtttttcccagcttcacgtgctgcttcctgtcagacaggaagtctgtgatccacttgcaggtggagtctggcacgttcagctgggaaagcttgtcctgaaggagagctgggattattgtattaaaagcagagctgaagtccccaaacaggatcctggcgtaggagcctggggagtccaggtgctggaggatgaagtggagagccaggtttacagcatcgtctatagacctgttggatctataggcaaactgcagggagtcggtgatgtccttgatgtgggagagcatgaggcgttcaaaggacttcatgaccacagatgtcagagcgacgggtctgtagtcattaagtcctgtgatcctcagctttttagggacaggaacgatggtggaggccttaaaacaggctggccatccatccatccatccattttcttccgcttttatcTGGGGCCGGGTCgcagaggcagcagtctcagcagagatgcccagacctcccgaatGACGCACACCTCCTCAAaccgttctggggggaccccgaggcgacaccaggccagctcagagacatagtccctccagcgtgtcctgggccttccatgAGGcttcttcccaataggacatgcctgaaacacctcccgagggaggcaaccaggaggcatccgaaacagatgcccgagctgGCTGCTTtcaacgtgaaggagcagcgactctactccgagctcctcccgagtgactgagcttctcactctatctcgaagggtgtgcccagccaccctgcgaaggaaacttATTCATCAATTACAGCAATTGTAGCAATTGTCAGAGCAGCAGAGCAGTCACatacaaacaacacacacagtGGTCAGTAAATGAATTTACCAATTTAATCACAGAGGGCACAAAAGAATTGGAAAACCGATTTGTTTTCCGTGCCGAGACGTTAAAACGATGCCCTGCAGCAACAAGACAAACTGCAAAAACAGAGGATGTTGGGGCGGAGCCAGGATACATTTGGCTTTTTTCAGCGCTTGCTCCTCCCACAAAGAATGGAGGTCCCTCATTCTGACCCCAGACATTTTGGAGCATGTTTTAACAAAGCTCTGGAGCTTATTTTTGACCTTCACTGACAAGCCTTGGAACCAACAAATAAAGGCGTTCaataaatgaacaataaaaGTTATTAAGAACAGTTTTGTTTACGTTGAATGAGTTGAATTTCCTCAGCAGAAATCATCTTTGCTGCCCTCGTTTTACAATCCAATCAGTGTTCAGGTCAAACTACAAGATATTTATAGCTGTCAACAATCTCAACATTCTAACCCTGGATGACACTAACATGTTTGGGACAACACATCTGAAATCAATGGCCATATATTTGGTTTTAGCAACGTTCAGATCCAGATAATGATCCTCACACCATGTGATAAATTGTGCTAGCGCAGGCTCGTGGCTCGTCTCTGATCCTGAAAACAGTGACACTAAAACTGTGTCATCAGAACTTCATCACAAAGCTGTTTTCCTCTGAAGATCTACAGCTGTCCGTGTAGAGGAGAAAACACATCCCTGAGCTGATCCAGTGTTGGAGGATGGAGGAGACATTTTTctatttacaaaaacatatTGCTGGACCCaatatgaatctgtgataaccacatttattaattcatctgaataacatccagtgacgtgctgtcagggtaggcaaggtaggcagtgcctacccaagggtgaactgatattttgattatttaattataatttttacttattttttttaattatcatataattttaaattatttatttttcatttccaatagcctacagtacctataagtttgaaagtgtccacattttgtgcgtttcatagcccaaattacttttttttttttccactccgctgtaaggcagagggaggctacgccccctcccaaaggcacgttgttcttctgcctccgttctcattgcgtgattttatgtttgcgcatgcgcagtcaggtccccaagatgaaaaccatttacgtgtaaaggcagtgtagagatctgtctttgcacgtaaccgcgctatgctaaatgctatacgtaagttcacagtacattagtgaattgatatcacgtgaccgctgctgctacgttctccaGCTAGTGGGCTGGAGAACACTACAGGCAAGATGACAGTACCAGAGCTGAtaaagaaagtttgttttgaggaaaaacgacaacttttaaaagatggagaccaacacctgagttaccagagcttcagcaaagataagattagaaaatgtttcatactttctacagtgaatggaacaaaaggaaggattgactttttggatgctcctcactgaggctgttctgagttgttgtcattttctctgtgtttccatcacaaacaacggatgcgctgccgtgtcctgagatatatcttgttgggagagtatggaggctatattgaataattgtttatgcttctttaatggtgtttattatgttgattttgttagatggctaaatacttgttcatgtggatcttgttgggttttttctttcttattaagaattttatattttgataagcgcattgagatgactttgttggaaattgctttatacaaagaaaattgatttgaattgaattaacacttgacagcagaaacatatgaaattgtcattggtggtctcgattttcaacgtgcctacccaaccctagtggttaCGGCGCGTCATTGTTTATATCGATATAGTTCATTTAGCGTTCAAAATAGCaatatatttatgttcattGGCTGCAAGTCATTTCTCCTCTGCCTCTCCTGTGTCCATGTCTCTGTCAAACACAGCCACTTTGCTCCGCCTCCCTCACACTGATGAAAAGTGGCGCGATATTACCAAAGCTGTGGTTTAGCATATCGCTAAAGATATGGTCCCCACTCCCCATAATAACAGAACAGAAcggtaacagaaaagtaacaataaaCTCCGTCCATGCGCTCAGTATTAATCAGGAAGTAGACACGTCTGACTCAACTCTGACCTTACGTTACCATGGCTCCCTTAAAGGTACAGTCCTCAGTAGACGATCATTACAGCTCGCGTGGTTTTGTATGCGTGTTATTAGTGGTAACCGTTTATATATTATGTCTGCCACTTTGAATAATAGTATGGTACGCTATGCTAAATAAAGGAGAAActccaattacatcacagagaaaacatctatatatatatatatatatatatatatttatcgaACCAGAATGACAatactcatatatatatatatatatatatgagtatTGTCATTCTGGTCCGAttgtatgcatcaaagcatAATCTCAAGGTAagggcaaaatatcgagatataaattgtatttcgcgatatagcttgaaaatatcgagatatttaACAAAAGGTCATATCTCCCAGCCCTAGTTAGGATGCACACAgtaatcatctaactgtgcttttcatgctgttctgagaagtagagaaagcagcaacTTCTAACAAGagtgttttaatacaaaataagctattaaatatatatcagcaaaatagaaatctcgatatatcttgactctcaatatattgcccagccctatcgtatcgtgacatgcaaatcatgaatcgtatcgtcagactCTTGGCAATGCACAacctaatattgacactttttgacatttttacacctaatgtgctgtatttgtcattgtattccaggttaAAGGTCTGACCTTTATCAAAAGGATGACACAGATTGGGTTAGAATTAAAACCAGGGAGTTGATCATATCAGGATACACAATAGACGGAAGATTCTctgggtcgtcattgatccaagaagAGGGAGTCTACTGGTATGAATCTGGACCACCAATAAACCATAACTttccaagtccttccctgtatgatTTGCATCTATAATATATtatgaggagcttttctgtcgTTTTGGACATTTATCCATTGCAGTGTTTACCTttgagtgcctccaatatggccgctCATcggggttactgcccagaatgtGTCAATGGTGAAACCCCTCTATAGATGGccctgttcttcaatgttcatgtctatgttcaaccaccttcagctagagtgggggtccccaatctctgggacctttattttggggatcacagcctgaaaaggttgagaaccactgcagtgTAATCTACATGTAGACTATTGGTGGTagtccacatcccacaatatcACTGAGAGTGTTACAGTCATAACAGAGTGACTCTATTAGCCCTGATTAGCTGTTATCAGCTCATGTTTAATAGTGAGTGAAGTCATTTAAACAGGGAACGGTGATGAAACTGATGCCTAAGGCCCAATAATGAGGTGTTGAACTGATAACAAACCAGTGTCCTTACAGTGGGAGTCTGACTATCACTGGTAGGGCTTTTCTCTcctacattagcattagcttcccACTAAGCGTTTATGGGTGTTGAATAAGTGTTCAAAGTGAGCCGCTAACGTCACTAATGACAAGCCTCACTGTGTGTCTGACAAGTAAAGGTTATGTTTCCTAGCAGCTAACAGAGACACATGCTTCCAGCAGCTGATCTGTTAGCCTTTAGCCTGTCCTTCTGTTAGCACACACATCAgcaggtgacacacacacacacctacctcATGACTCCGCGCACGCGGCAGCCCgactctgtgaaactcctgaggCCGCAGTGAGTGCGGGTCGAGCGGGGGAAGTGTCAGTGGACAGCAGCTTCATTCCTCCACACTGCAGTAGCAGTAGCTCATCCTGCTGTTTCCGGTTAGCAGCGGTGggagcgccctctgctggacaCTGGTGGACCTACAGTCCGTCACTACAGCGGCTTCTTCCACTGCACACAGAGCTGGACTGGGATCAAAATTCATCCCTGGCATTTCCCACTGTGGTAATCCCCCCATCACTGGGCTCTACACCTTCCCTACACCAGCTTTGCTGTCACTTTCCAACACGTTCCTAACTTCCTCCCATGACAGCTTCCTCATATTCAGAAATGTCTCTGGTCCTTTTACAATGATCTtaatcttttctgttttttgtttaaccTGATCAGTGCAATTGATTATGTATGCAATGAATAGAATTAATCTATTaatgggttaggattagggttaaccctcacagatttatacaccagcagcagaactttaaagtctattctgaggctgactgggagccagtgtaacgattttaaaactggaggaatgtgttctgacctctttgttctggttaagacctgagctgcagcgttctgaaccagctgtagatgtttgatgctcttttgggggattcctgtcagaagaccattacaatagtccagtctgctggagataaaagcatggaccagtttctcctgatctttctgagtcagtaaacctttcactctggagatgttctttaggtgatagaagatgtttttgtgatagatttgatctgattgctgaatgtcagatctgagtcaatcagaacaccaaggtttttgacttggtttttagcttttaaagatccagactcagatacttgctgacagcagtcctcttttccttgttaccaaagacaatcacctgcatcttgtcatggtttagttgaaggaagttttcactcgtccagcagtttactttttctaagcagtcacacaacacctcaatgggaccatggtcatctgggttcagtgatagatatagttgtgtgtcatctgcgtagctctgataatcaaccttacagttctgtaaaatttctcctaaaggaagcatataaaggctaaacagaaggggtccaagaacagagccctgaggaaccccacaggacattggtacgCCTTCCCACCATTGCCGCGTTTTCCCGACGCTACTCCGGGTCCGTCAGGACAAACACCGGTTCCTCCTGGTGGCTCTATTCTGGCCGGGGAGAACTTGGTTTTCGCTGCTGCACAGGTTCTGTTGCAGCTCGCCAATGCGTCTCCCGCGTAGGGCGGACCTATTGTCTCAAATGGGGGGCCGGGTGTTACACCCCCATCCCACTCGCCTCCAGCTCTGGGTCTGGACGCTGCAAGGCCCGGCGTAAACTTTTCCAGTTTGACGGTGGCATTGGCTACACTATTTGcaataagtaagtaagtaagtaagtagttttatttataaagcgctttttgcagataaaatca from Gouania willdenowi chromosome 9, fGouWil2.1, whole genome shotgun sequence encodes:
- the ppm1f gene encoding protein phosphatase 1F, with the translated sequence MEEAQRFLNRLRDEFPAALKAEDQLPVVPLSRRVTEDELQGESLDVGLRLLTDRGAPPGLAPLLCWAALVRLLKNDLSPFHCPKDAEQEDEEPLLQSENVQRLFINELIAVSKSWLQTPADVPAVARAERRCSAHAIRNSRRKMEDKHVLLTDFNELFGLQDGVDRAYFAVFDGHGGVDAAAFAATHLHVALSRQDTLQSDADAAFKAAFKRTDDMFRVKAKRERLRSGSTGVAVLIQGQQLTVSWLGDSQAMLVRRGRTVTLMEPHKPEREDEKQRIEELGGCVTFMGCWRVNGTYAVSRAIGDFDQKPYVSGDADCCTVLLLGDEDFLLLACDGFFDAVTPEEVPGLVQDALSDAGESSVGGGAGVAQRLVSHAKEAGSNDNITVLVVFLQPPEQLLRAPAEDSNSQNALQPQHSADQQL